The sequence AACGTTTGCACAGAACATTTATTATACACTGAGTGATGAGTACCGAGTACTGAATTTATGCAGTGAAAACACACCCACTTAGTGGTTAACATGTGTTAACGTGAGGGTTCGTCCATCCTCTCGTGTCTTTTATATAACAGTGTGTTGGTCTATGGCTATCTATGACTCTGTATGTGTCCCGAACCGCTGGGCTCCCTGAAGTCACTGTGTTTAATAATACACACTCTGTGAGCCACATTCCATATACATGAGTGTTCACACATGTATGAACATCCACATGCTGATTTGCTGACACACACTTCATGTACTTGGGAGAGACCTCGCTGTAGGACTgtaggaacaggtgtgtgtgtgtgtgtgtgttggtaatATAGTATTTGTAGGTGCatgtgtcaaaggtgttttctTCTCAGATTATTGAGGGCTGGATAAAGGAAAAATGTAGCAAAGTCCAGATGGTAGTTCAGGATTAGCCATAGtgttatcatttttaaatgtttgcattacattttattgctGGATATCTTTACCTATACTGGTGTACCAACCATGATGGTGTCCTTAAAAACTCCACTCAATGTATAGCTATTAACTTTACACCttatttaatagtttattaTGAATGAAAGCAGCTAGCTAGTTTGTTTTGTGTAGTTTTCAGCTTGAAGGCATTTCCATAGCAActgaatgactttttttttttttagagaaaaatttaagaaatttagagctaaaattaaagaaagtattaacaaaataaaagtggtatatttttcattttaatccaCCATCCTGACTGACTTGATCACCGAGTGCTAAACAtgtctagctagctagctttctTGCTAAactttttcctaaaaaaaaaagtaattaaggTGCTGTGAAAAAGCTGAATGCTAATCAAATAAAGAATTTTCAAACACGTGTAAATCACGAACTTTATTTTCTAGCAATTTAGTGAGTTAGTTTAGCTACtcaaacaatatttaaatcttgtaaaaTACTTATTTTGTCTTCAAATTTTTCTTCACAATTGTTGTGGAAATTCCTTTTCTTACTTCATGGtgctctttctgtttttatttctgttttagagCTTAGCTAGTTTGTTTAACCTTCGTCTCTATTCTCTACACTGTTAGCACAGCGCTAACAATATTCTATATTTCCACCTTATCCAGCGTTACCGGTTCTCGTCTGTAATTGTTCAGCTTTATAGGTTGACCCGAAGAACCCGCACAGCAGCCAGAGCCAAACAAAACACAGTTTTTCCCATTTGCTGtttatataaaactttttaaaaacacacatattacCAGAGAAATAAACAGCGCTTTCCTCTCAGGCGtacaatatttataaatcagGTTTCCTATTCAAGATAAAAATATTGGAATAGGATACACCTACAGACCTCGGTGTGAAAACACGGCACTAATTCAACAAACACTAGCGCTCATGCCAAGCAAAGcaaaggcgcacacacacacaaacacacacacacacacacacacacacacacacacacacacacacacacacacacacacacacacacacacggctgctTATTCTTACCTGAGTCTTGTTCTCTATTCATTATATACAAATTGTTCGGGTAAAAACGGCATCAATAAATTAGCAACAGCTAGTTCTGTTATCATGTTACATTCGTACATGCTCATGTTTTTACTCTGGAAGATTTTCTGTAAGATTCCAAATGAAATGTCATACTTTTCATGACTTtaatcttaaataataaatgtgacaGTACACTAGCTTCAAGCACACAGTCATAATACAGTGTTAATGGCTAAGGAATGTTTGTTAGCATCTAATGCTATATGTACTTGGAGAGTAATTTCAGTAGTGCAGAGCCTGAAATTAGTAAGTAAATTATATTTCTGTGgtaaatgttgacatttctaTTAATTTTGTCCCACTTTCACTGTCTTTAGTTATGTATCTTTGTACTATCAGAGTTGCTGGGAATCCTATACTAAACGCTGTTCTGGCGTTAACCACTCGAACATTATCAAAcgtttaacatttataaattccAATAAAATACACTTCTGCATTTCAAACTCAACAAAGGTCAATTTTTTAAATGCTACATTTCTGAATTCTGTTATACAGGGACTGGTTGATCTGATTGTTGACAGAACGAACCAACGGCCATTTTGTTTCCCAGTGTTGAACCCTTCTGGAGCCAGCATGCCCATTCTGAAGAAGCTCCCAGGGAGGTCCAGGAGTAACCTCAGCAACAGTGATGTGATGCTAAAGAATAACCATGACAACAATGAAACAATGCTTAAGAGTAACCACGGCAATGGCGAGCTCATCCTTCCACCATCCAGCCTCAACCCCTTCGAGGACGTGGACCTAGATGGGGGTTGGAATGATGAGGAAGGTGGTGTATGGGAGAGAGGACGGGTCCTGACCAGGTCATCACGTGAGGGCGAGGCACTGGAGAACGAGATGAACACCGAGCTGCATGGAGGCCTGAAGGTCACAGACAGGACTAAGGGCAGCTCTCCTCTGAGAGGGACACTGGAGCGCATATGTGGCTCATCACCGCTGAAGACCTTGGGAAAACTGAGCAAGGGGCTGCGCCTGACTGGGCGAAACGTGTGGAGCAACACCTTGCCTGCCACGCCCACTACCgggaaggagaagaaaaagaagaagaatcatAGGAGACCATCTGAGGAGATCATGACCTTGCTGAGGTCAGtgagtcatttatttaaaaaattagatCACATAAGCGAGAAcatgaagacgtgtgtgtgtctttaggtGACGTTAACTTTGCAAATCTAAACAAGCTAAGCTGAGTCACTATAAACTTTATGGATGATCAACCACCTTTCAGGTGAACCATGTATAATAATAGAACCCTCATTAGCAACTGATACTGCAAGTATCATGGCTCTATAAAATTAGCTTgtttagctctgtgtgtgtgtgtatggtaggTCTGTGTGGAAAGATTGTCTCTATTAATACCAGGTACATTGTTTCCACTGGTAATGTGGGCTGTGTTTCTCTTCCAtcgtaaacacacaaacacacatccgtttgtttatttataatacacaGAAAATCGTTTCGCAGGAGCGACACAATGAAACTTTCAGGTCATGTCCGTTCACTCCTACCGCTGCTTAATTAATTCTTATGGAGTTATTCAGGAAACTGGCTAAAGAACACACGCCTCGGGAAACACTCCTAGAGAGAGCAGAtgaaatttacaaaaaataacaacaactatAGAGTGATAGATCTGTAGAAATGGATAGAGGGCTGTGTTGCAGGGAGCTGGTGTAATGAGAAACTCAAGTCCATTTGTACTCTTTCAATTCTCCTTCCTCCTTCTTAAATAACAGCATTTATTAACACTTACTTAACAAAACCTAACAAACATGTTAAGATCATATGGAAATAACAGTACAGAATTCAAACTCAAAGGTGTTTGTAAAACACCttattttacatcattaaagCAGCAGTTTCGTGCCCTCTGTTGTCAGCCAGGTGAATCTTGactgctctggataaaggcgtctgccaaatgctgcaaataaaacaaataaataaataataaatcatctcTCCAGATcataaacaaagaaacacacttGGACACAAAATACGCCTTAGCAGCTCAATTACATTTGGGGGAAAGGGGAACATTGTGGAAGTCTGGTCTAGTGCCAAACAATCTCACTATTTAACCATTACAGACACTGTTTCCCACAACCACCTGAACCCTTGCATGGGATGGTTTTGTCATGTTTAACATCATGCTCTTGGTATGAAGATAATAATGACGTTCCATGGTTATGTTGCACATGTGATAGTTGTTCATCCTCATCTATGCCTTCATCTGTCCCCTTTGTCCAGGCTGGCAGGGCGGAGGAAGAAGAGCGAGCGGAGGGAGAGTCTCCCGGAGGGGGAGGTGAACGGTGAGGATGACGGAGACCCTGATCGTCGACCCTCATTCCTGCGCAGCCTGAGCAAACTCCGTGGAGACTCGCTCACCAGCCGTGACTCCCTGGAGGCCGAACAGGAAAATCCAGAGGAAGAGACGCCCATCAAGCGCAGGGAGCCGCTCTCAGGTAAGAACCTTGTTTCATGTTGgtgctttgtggtttctctacTCCACAGGATGCAGATTGTAACGTTTCTTTTGGGTGTTTAGACATTGTACTTTGACATTTTCTTGGATGGTGTTTCCAGGTGAGCAAATCAAGACTTCATGTGAACTTTTCTAAAATCATAATGGTAAAAATTACGATTGTTGCTCATACTGCTAGTTTTGTATGTGAGCTACAAGTCTAAATATTATGTTGGGTTATTGTGGACAGTGTGTCATTTATGAACGGATGCTGAATAATGGCTTTGCCCTGAATTAcgcaagaaaacaaacaagggCAATGAAAGTGGGAAACGGGGGAGAGAAAGCAGTGAGTGTGAACATGTATATGACCTGACCCTCGTCTTTCCTCAACCTGTTTACGTCGCTGTTCTGTAGTCAGCACATCAGAATGAACAAGCACCAGGTCCTGACCCGCCTGATGCATTCTTTTCTTCCTCGtctgagtgagacagaaagtgtgTTGACCTGAATGCTTAAACAGACCTGAAATACATGAACAGAAGTTTGAGCACCTGTGAACTCTGATCCCTTTATTGGCAGCCTATCGACATGCTCTTGGATCACTAACTGGCCGGAAGTCTGTTTTGTCTGCGGGCAGAGACTTCATCACCTCACCCACAATGCTTTGCTCTTAATAAGTAGCTCGGGGTCTTAAGGTCCATCTGAGTCATTGGCAATCAACTGTGAAAAACCAGGAAACGACGTACATTCACTGCGGATTTGTTCTGATAAGACTCTCGCCAGAAGCTGCGTCAACGGTCAAATGTTCTAATCGCGAGAACACCCTTAATGACAAAacaacacactttcacacagtaCATAACACAGTGCATTTCTCATTTTCTGAACACATCACAGATGACAGAGTGGACTTTAAATTACAATATGTACCAAAATACTATAATCAGCAAAGACgaacatttacggcatttagcagacacccatatccagggtgacttacaatttatttcaactgagcatttgagggttaagggccttgctcaggggcccagcaatggcagcttggtagacctaggactcaaactcatgaccttccggttAGTAGGCCATCGCCTTAACTACTAGGCTAACACATCCCTATGTACTTGGGGTCCGATGTTTGCTGCTTAAGTTTTACTTTGAAGCTATGATGCTAATGTTGCTAGCAAATTTGTAGTTACATTATAAGTTATATTGCATATAGAGGGCATCAGTATTAAGGCATGTTGTTTGAGGCCCTTTTATCCATCTAGCCTAAATGATGCAACCTGACAGGGTTACTGAGCGGATTTGAAGTTACGTAAGGAAGTCTTTACATTTTTTGGAAAAACATTGCAGTTCTCTTGAGGTGAATCTCAGAAATCTGTTCGAGCTCATGTATGGATGTCCCATTCAATAACAAACCCACTTTCAACGGTTCTGAGCACTACAAGAAATAGACCCTATTGTATGGTTTGAACCATTAACAGGTTGTTTtgatataatttataaaataatttctcttCTTTGATCAGTCCTTGAGATCCTGCAGCTGGTCAATCAGCGAGACCTCCTGCTGGCCGACACCCACATACAAGAGCTGGAGAGAGAATGCGAACTCGACCCCACTCTTTTGCAAACCCCGCCCACCACCCCGACAATCATGGCTACAACCCCTCCCCCTCTGACCTCCCCTCTGTGGCTCGCCCTGGCAGGCCAGTGTGATGACGAGGCTCCGAGCGCCTGGGATGCAAGCATGAGGAAAATCAAAGATGTGGAGTTGCTCTACGAGGCACTGCAGAGAGAGATGTGGGATGTGGTGCGTGAGTCGCTTCGCCAGCCATGTGCCAGTCCCCAGCTCGGGCTAGTCGTGCTTGTGATCCAGCAGGAGGAGCACGCTGACCGTGTCTGGGCCCTGCGCAAGGAAGCTCAATCCGAACTCCATGATGGGACCCAGACTGACCTGCATGAGAAGGCTCCATCAGACCTGTGTGAGAGGGCCCACTCTGACCAGCGGCAGGAGGCCCAGTCCAACCTGTTTGAGGGGGTCCGTTCCAGCAAGCGTCCCCGGAGGATGAGGCAAAAGTGGGCGGAGGCAGTTGGAGAGGCTGCTGATTGGTCACTTCCACAGCCCGGGGGTATCACAGCAGGACAGATGGGCTTGTTTCTGGATCGTCTGAGAGGACGAGTGGTAGAAGACATGGACGCAGCGAGGAGGAATGTGGTAGGAGTGTATCCAAAGGAGTTCTCCGTGTTTCAGGTGTACATGCAGAGCTACCACAGAGGCGTGGCCAAGCGTCTCCGAGCGATCACTGCAGGGCAAGTGCAGATCACCGATATCTACTCAATGCTTGATTGGGTCTACAACATCTACAACAGGTACACCTTCACCTACCATTTCCCCATGAATAGATCCTAACAACATGTTATAGATGTAGCTGGagttttaaaaatagtttgCATGAATACTCTGTTAACTACGTTATTAGTGAATGAGGCCTTCGTTtcagacttatgtttacatatttCTGGTCCTGAAAattacaaactgcacctttaaggATATctgaaagtaaaatatataaagtttcTGATGTAACACACAATCGTTTTCCTATATTTAGAGTTCTTTATAATCAgagtatacacacaaatacacatttgcACGGCTTGCCAGTCCTGGGCTGTACCATTCTGGCTGACGGAAGGGGTGTGTTGCAGGGATGTGCTGGGTATGGTGGGTGCTATGGGGTCTTTAGACTGTGGAGCTCTGGAGCCATTGCTTCCTGCTGAGGTCATGGATAGGCTGGAACAGGAGTGTCTCGACACTGTCTgggtacagatacacacacacacacacacacaccaagtctGTACTTACACttactcaaatacacacatactaaTACatacaccctaacacacacacaaatatacacatatacaacctaacccatatacacacagggacacaatCACTGCAAGTAATttcaaatgtaatgtaatctgtgacttgtattgtgtgtgtgtgtgtgtgtgtgtgtgtgtgtgtatatgtgtgtgggtgtaggaTAAGGTAACTATGGAGCTCTCGCAGGTTCTGGAAGATGAGGAGAAGCGATGGACACAGACTTTACACATTGAGGAGTACCAGTCCGGCCTTGCACGTTCAATcatacaggtaacacacacacacacacacatatatatgtgtatatatatatatatatatatatatatatatatatatatatatatatatatatatatatatatatatatgtatatacatgtatacgtatgtgtgtgtgagtgtacacgAGTGATCAAACATTAACAATAAGACTGTGAGTGATCTGCTAATATTATTACATTGTCAGTACCATGAGCGATTGCACATCATTATTAATGCTCATAATCACTCGTGacgtgtattttgtgtgtgtatgtgtgtgttgtcagagGCTGAAGGTGGACCTGGACAGATCAACAGGTGTCAGTCAGCCTTTGGGAGCCCGAGTGGCCAGGTGCACTCTCAAAGGGTTAGCTGACTTTCTTCACAGGTGAGGAGCAGTATGATGATAacaatgattatgatgatgattgtagtgtgtgatattttGACAAagaattatttgtgtgtgtgtttagtttccAGAGAAAAGTAGAGATGTTCCACGAGACTCAGGCAGAATTTGGGGATCGAGCTGACGGTTACGTGTCCCGCACCATCGCTCTGGCCAACTGCATTCCTCCCTTCAGGTCAGTTCAAGAGCTCTCCTAAGTACACTCATATGTTATCTATAAAGAaaaccaatcacacacacacacaaccaaacataAAACTTCACTGCAAGTGATTTCAAATGTAGTGTAATCTGTGacttgtactgtgtgtgtgtgtgtgtgtgtaggagcttTGTGGAACGCTGTAGGCAGTGTGACCCCCTCGGCAGTGAAGACTCCTCCCACAGAGCGCACTCGTCACTTGAACGCATCATCAACCAGTCTGTACGAGTTCTCACCAACAGACTGTTTGAAGACATTAGGGTAGgatataacacacaaaaaacacacacgtgattttatgtttttttttttttttatactttgttTGTCTagcagtgtgtgttctctgcCCTGTAGCCCTTCTTTGATAAACTGCTCAGAAAGAAATGGCTGAACAACACAGAGGCGTATGAGAGCATCGAGGCTTCCATCAAACAGCACTTTAAAAAGTTTCGCAGGATGGACTGTCCTCCTTAtcaggtaaaacacacacacacacgcacacacacacacacacacacacacacacacacacagtatacaaaaACATATGGCAAAAAAGTGGATATCTCACTGAAAATCAAAATGTACTTTTATCTGTTGGCTTAATTAATTGATTCAATTAATCCAGCAAGAAGATTTATGATTAATGGACATATTAAATATTGACATATTGTCTCAGTAACTTATTGACTCACTTTATTAGTGAATTACTGAGTCATTGGCTCCCTGAATTATTAAAACTTTGACTGATTGACTTATTGACTCATTGACATGTCGACTCATTCACTAATTGGCCTTTTGACTCCTTGACTATTTAACTCATTGACTCATTGACTCATTGACTTGTCGACGCACTGACTGATTGACTTGTTGAATCATTGATCCATTTTCTCATTGTCTCTCACCTGATCAATTGACAGACACTGGTGAACGAGGTGCACAGGCGGGTCATGGTGGAATATGTTCGTGCCATCATGAGGGGGCGGGTCATCTGTACGTCACTCAAAATGAGGAAGAGACTCGCATTCCGGCTACAGGACGAGGCCAGACAGCTCAAAGCACTTTTTAAAGACCTGGTAtatataaagacacacacacacacacacacgcacacacacacacaaacccaaatacatacaaatatatgGATCATTGTGTTCTCTTGACAATATTACACATTCtctgttcattttcatttgatgtctagctttaaatgaaacattaagAAGAACCTCAGCGTGTTTGTCACATCTCAGCAGCGGTTCCATATAAATGTGAGAGAGTCAGCTGAGATTTTTTTCCCTCGGAGTCTGTGTTAGAGCGCATGAGCAGCGCCATTCTTATCTGTCCAGTGTTTCACTTAAATAACCCGTCCATCATCTTaacagaaaacaggaagtgggcTGCTCGGGCACTTCCTGCCTGCTGTCTTTGAAGGCTTTCTGCAGCTTAGAACAGTTTCCGTGGAAATGCCCGAACAAGCTTTTAATTCCACTGAGGATATTTAGTTTGTggaagagagcgagagtgttGGAGGATATTTATAGCTAATGCCTATGTGAAACTCCTCTGTGTAGGGGTCAGAATCGGACATGCAGGAGTGCTGAACTCCAAACTCCCAACATCCCAAGACACAGCGAGCTGGAAAAATTCAAGCTTGTCAATTATTTTTACTTCCACCAGCCTGCAGATCTACAGTATCactgaaataattttattatattgtattgtataagaGTATTGATGGGCTaattttaattctctctctctctctctctctctctctctctctctctctctcaggagtCTACCTGTTCCTGGCTGGATAATGTGATTGGTCACCTGGCTGACATCATCCTCCTGGAAGACACACCATCTATTCAGATGGAGGTGGGAGTGCTGGTGAAGGAGTTCCCAGATATTCGGTAtgaaactcactcacacacacacacacacaccacacatacagtacacacacacacatacacacatacgcacacacaaatacacacacaccacacatacacacatacacatacacacacacacacacacacacacacacacatacacacacacatacacacatacacacacatacacacatatacacacacatacacacgtatacacacacatacacacgtatacacacacatacacacacacatacacatactgtacacacacacacatatacacacacacatatacacacatatacacacacacacacacacacataacaggaCGTTTCACTGCAGCGTCCAGCAGAAACATGGCCCATTACTCAGCGTTATCTCCTCATACTCTTTAACACTCCGAGCGGTTCATCATTTTTATAACAGCCGTATGAAGTGCAGAGCTGGCAGACGGAAGCGAGAAGCTCTGAACTCTGTCTGTCACAGGCGCACTTCATTCAGGAATAAGTGAACCTCTCGACCTTAGCCTCTTCCTGTCTTTGCAGAATGGCTATTTTTCACAACACCCTTCACCTTCCTGAACTCTTAAGAATGTCTCGCCGAAAATAGTCCCAGTGGA comes from Tachysurus vachellii isolate PV-2020 chromosome 26, HZAU_Pvac_v1, whole genome shotgun sequence and encodes:
- the exoc3l2a gene encoding exocyst complex component 3 isoform X1, translated to MIQLNKWQGGCLCFLRITHQHLVANEMPVADIPSDLSGISEEEAHTHTYTHTHTLLLWTLTHRNGTAVKRLSTGAEVLNPSGASMPILKKLPGRSRSNLSNSDVMLKNNHDNNETMLKSNHGNGELILPPSSLNPFEDVDLDGGWNDEEGGVWERGRVLTRSSREGEALENEMNTELHGGLKVTDRTKGSSPLRGTLERICGSSPLKTLGKLSKGLRLTGRNVWSNTLPATPTTGKEKKKKKNHRRPSEEIMTLLRLAGRRKKSERRESLPEGEVNGEDDGDPDRRPSFLRSLSKLRGDSLTSRDSLEAEQENPEEETPIKRREPLSVLEILQLVNQRDLLLADTHIQELERECELDPTLLQTPPTTPTIMATTPPPLTSPLWLALAGQCDDEAPSAWDASMRKIKDVELLYEALQREMWDVVRESLRQPCASPQLGLVVLVIQQEEHADRVWALRKEAQSELHDGTQTDLHEKAPSDLCERAHSDQRQEAQSNLFEGVRSSKRPRRMRQKWAEAVGEAADWSLPQPGGITAGQMGLFLDRLRGRVVEDMDAARRNVVGVYPKEFSVFQVYMQSYHRGVAKRLRAITAGQVQITDIYSMLDWVYNIYNRDVLGMVGAMGSLDCGALEPLLPAEVMDRLEQECLDTVWDKVTMELSQVLEDEEKRWTQTLHIEEYQSGLARSIIQRLKVDLDRSTGVSQPLGARVARCTLKGLADFLHSFQRKVEMFHETQAEFGDRADGYVSRTIALANCIPPFRSFVERCRQCDPLGSEDSSHRAHSSLERIINQSVRVLTNRLFEDIRPFFDKLLRKKWLNNTEAYESIEASIKQHFKKFRRMDCPPYQTLVNEVHRRVMVEYVRAIMRGRVICTSLKMRKRLAFRLQDEARQLKALFKDLESTCSWLDNVIGHLADIILLEDTPSIQMEVGVLVKEFPDIRRKHVSAVLNVRGMVQQVERQEILAVVRDFETSDSPAQVSRDHALFSEITVATDMPCLGLVLIRFGLRVSSWVSSARPRRRLPTRSMSRRADDANEHVTQDNQ
- the exoc3l2a gene encoding tumor necrosis factor alpha-induced protein 2 isoform X2: MPILKKLPGRSRSNLSNSDVMLKNNHDNNETMLKSNHGNGELILPPSSLNPFEDVDLDGGWNDEEGGVWERGRVLTRSSREGEALENEMNTELHGGLKVTDRTKGSSPLRGTLERICGSSPLKTLGKLSKGLRLTGRNVWSNTLPATPTTGKEKKKKKNHRRPSEEIMTLLRLAGRRKKSERRESLPEGEVNGEDDGDPDRRPSFLRSLSKLRGDSLTSRDSLEAEQENPEEETPIKRREPLSVLEILQLVNQRDLLLADTHIQELERECELDPTLLQTPPTTPTIMATTPPPLTSPLWLALAGQCDDEAPSAWDASMRKIKDVELLYEALQREMWDVVRESLRQPCASPQLGLVVLVIQQEEHADRVWALRKEAQSELHDGTQTDLHEKAPSDLCERAHSDQRQEAQSNLFEGVRSSKRPRRMRQKWAEAVGEAADWSLPQPGGITAGQMGLFLDRLRGRVVEDMDAARRNVVGVYPKEFSVFQVYMQSYHRGVAKRLRAITAGQVQITDIYSMLDWVYNIYNRDVLGMVGAMGSLDCGALEPLLPAEVMDRLEQECLDTVWDKVTMELSQVLEDEEKRWTQTLHIEEYQSGLARSIIQRLKVDLDRSTGVSQPLGARVARCTLKGLADFLHSFQRKVEMFHETQAEFGDRADGYVSRTIALANCIPPFRSFVERCRQCDPLGSEDSSHRAHSSLERIINQSVRVLTNRLFEDIRPFFDKLLRKKWLNNTEAYESIEASIKQHFKKFRRMDCPPYQTLVNEVHRRVMVEYVRAIMRGRVICTSLKMRKRLAFRLQDEARQLKALFKDLESTCSWLDNVIGHLADIILLEDTPSIQMEVGVLVKEFPDIRRKHVSAVLNVRGMVQQVERQEILAVVRDFETSDSPAQVSRDHALFSEITVATDMPCLGLVLIRFGLRVSSWVSSARPRRRLPTRSMSRRADDANEHVTQDNQ